The window ATCCCGGGGACGTCCGCCGGGGCGACCACCGCCGCCTCCGCCTGCGGGGGGAGCGCGGCGAGCCCGGCGCGGAGCGAGTCCACCTGCTCCGCGTCCGGGACCGGGTTGGTCGCCACCTCCGCCCCCGCCGCGCGGGCCGCATCCGCGATCTGCCGGGCGACGGGATCCGCCTCCGGACCGGCGACGACCACGACCCGCTCGCACCCTCCCTCGCGCAGCGCACGCACGACGCGCTCCAGGAAGGTGGCTCCCCGGAAAACGAGGAGCGGCTTGGGCTCTCCCATCCTCCGGGAGCGCCCCGCCGCCAGCACGATCCCTGCGATCATCCCGCCCGCCCGGAGGCGAGCGCGGCGGTCCACGCGCGTGCGTGGCGGCCGGCAGGGGGATTCACGGATCGTCTCCGAAGATGCGTGCGGCCCGGGGGCAGGGGAGCGAGCGGGTGCGCGGCGGACTACGCCACGTGCGGATGTCGAACGGGCTTACGAGGCGACTGAACAATGGCGGAGGTGGGGGATCCTGTCAACGGAACGGGGCTATCCGGGGCGGCGGGTGTTTCCGGAGAAGTCCGCCTACGGCGCGCCCT of the Longimicrobiaceae bacterium genome contains:
- a CDS encoding NTP transferase domain-containing protein — encoded protein: MIAGIVLAAGRSRRMGEPKPLLVFRGATFLERVVRALREGGCERVVVVAGPEADPVARQIADAARAAGAEVATNPVPDAEQVDSLRAGLAALPPQAEAAVVAPADVPG